One genomic region from Streptomyces sp. NBC_00457 encodes:
- a CDS encoding YceI family protein, which produces MTLTDGTYRLGPSTARLLIRTGRAGLGRRAGHDLTIEAPRWSGEAVVVVADPDRSSVRVTVETGSLEVREGTGGQKALTDNDRTEIKRTLWDKALLHTAEHPTIIFHSTRITGTPQSFEITGELTIKGRSHPVAVHGKGNGDGLLRGWATVTQSTGGIKPYTAFLGALRLADEVRVEFEVARLEPVNGAE; this is translated from the coding sequence GTGACGCTGACAGACGGTACGTACCGGCTCGGCCCGTCGACCGCCCGCCTCCTGATCAGGACCGGCCGCGCCGGTCTGGGCCGCAGGGCGGGACACGACCTCACTATTGAGGCCCCCCGATGGTCCGGGGAGGCGGTGGTGGTTGTGGCTGACCCGGACAGGTCGTCGGTGAGGGTGACGGTCGAGACGGGCTCGTTGGAGGTCCGGGAGGGAACGGGCGGACAGAAGGCGCTCACCGACAACGACCGGACTGAGATCAAACGGACGCTGTGGGACAAGGCCCTGCTGCACACCGCCGAGCACCCCACGATCATCTTCCATTCCACCCGCATCACGGGAACGCCGCAGTCCTTTGAGATCACCGGGGAACTCACCATCAAGGGCCGGAGCCACCCGGTGGCGGTGCACGGGAAGGGGAACGGCGACGGTCTGTTGCGCGGCTGGGCGACTGTCACGCAATCGACTGGGGGAATCAAGCCCTACACCGCCTTCCTGGGTGCGTTGCGGCTGGCCGACGAGGTCCGGGTGGAATTTGAAGTGGCCAGGCTCGAACCGGTGAACGGCGCTGAATAG